The proteins below come from a single Beutenbergia cavernae DSM 12333 genomic window:
- a CDS encoding NADH-quinone oxidoreductase subunit D: MSTQTSPPTPTDDDVPEFTASGGDWAQIAEEAARLGEERIVVNMGPQHPSTHGVLRLVLEIDGESVVEARAGIGYLHTGIEKNMEFRTWTQGVTFCTRMDYVAPLFQEAAYCLGVEKLLGVEVPERATLIRVLLMELNRISSHLVAIATGGNELGATTIMTIGFREREEILRIFELITGLRMNHAYIRPGGVAQDIPPGTTDTVRDALPRIERGLDELAKLMLANPIFKARQVGVGYLSLSAAMALGVTGPVLRSAGLPFDLRKAQPYCGYETYDFDVPTSTDSDAYSRIVLRLDEARESIKIVRQVLERLDAQDRTGSHPVMVADKKIAWPAQLALGPDGQGNSAEHIRTIMGTSMEALIHHFKLVTEGFRVPAGQVFSQVEHPRGVIGVHLVSDGGTRPYRAHFRDPSFNNLQALAAMCEGGQVADVVVAVASLDPVLGGVDR; the protein is encoded by the coding sequence ATGTCCACGCAGACCTCCCCACCCACGCCCACCGACGACGACGTGCCCGAGTTCACCGCCAGCGGCGGCGACTGGGCGCAGATCGCCGAAGAGGCGGCGCGCCTCGGCGAGGAGCGGATCGTCGTCAACATGGGCCCGCAGCACCCGTCGACGCACGGCGTGCTGCGGCTCGTGCTCGAGATCGACGGCGAGTCCGTCGTCGAGGCCCGAGCCGGCATCGGGTACCTCCACACGGGCATCGAGAAGAACATGGAGTTCCGGACCTGGACGCAGGGCGTGACGTTCTGCACCCGGATGGACTACGTGGCGCCGCTGTTCCAGGAGGCCGCGTACTGCCTCGGGGTCGAGAAGCTGCTCGGCGTCGAGGTGCCGGAGCGGGCCACGCTCATCCGCGTGCTGCTCATGGAGCTCAACCGGATCTCGTCGCACCTCGTGGCGATCGCGACCGGCGGGAACGAGCTGGGCGCGACGACGATCATGACGATCGGCTTCCGTGAGCGCGAGGAGATCCTGCGGATCTTCGAGCTCATCACGGGTCTGCGGATGAACCACGCGTACATCCGGCCCGGCGGCGTCGCGCAGGACATCCCGCCCGGCACCACCGACACCGTCCGCGACGCGTTGCCCCGCATCGAGCGGGGCCTCGACGAGCTGGCGAAGCTCATGCTCGCCAACCCGATCTTCAAGGCCCGGCAGGTCGGCGTCGGCTACCTGTCCCTCTCGGCCGCGATGGCGCTCGGCGTCACCGGTCCCGTGCTCCGCTCGGCGGGCCTCCCGTTCGACCTGCGCAAGGCCCAGCCGTACTGCGGCTACGAGACGTACGACTTCGACGTGCCGACGTCCACCGACTCCGACGCGTACTCGCGGATCGTGCTCCGGCTGGACGAGGCGCGCGAGTCGATCAAGATCGTCCGGCAGGTGCTCGAACGCCTCGACGCGCAGGACCGGACGGGCTCGCACCCGGTCATGGTCGCGGACAAGAAGATCGCGTGGCCCGCGCAGCTCGCGCTCGGCCCCGACGGTCAGGGGAACTCGGCCGAGCACATCCGCACCATCATGGGCACGTCGATGGAGGCGCTCATCCATCACTTCAAGCTCGTGACGGAGGGCTTCCGCGTCCCGGCCGGGCAGGTGTTCTCGCAGGTGGAGCACCCGCGCGGTGTCATCGGGGTCCACCTCGTGTCCGACGGCGGCACACGGCCGTACCGCGCACACTTCCGCGACCCGTCGTTCAACAACCTGCAGGCGCTCGCCGCGATGTGCGAGGGCGGCCAGGTGGCCGACGTCGTCGTCGCCGTGGCCTCGCTCGATCCGGTGCTGGGAGGAGTCGACCGATGA
- a CDS encoding NADH-quinone oxidoreductase subunit C — translation MSDLPQEPNTEVGEPAEVRRRLDVVATGRGMFGAQDTGDTSGYGGLVRTVITATPAERPYGSYFDEVVDILTEVLDEAGVAFDDAVEKVVVDRDELTLDVRREHLVLVALSLRDDPDLRFDLSLGVSGVHYPADTGRELHAVYHLHSITHNRRLRLEVAVPDADPHVPSTTAVYPANDWHERETWDFFGIVFDGHPALARIEMPDDWVGHPQRKDYPLGGIPVEYKGATIPPPDERREYR, via the coding sequence GTGAGCGATCTGCCTCAGGAACCGAACACGGAGGTCGGGGAGCCGGCCGAGGTTCGCCGTCGTCTCGACGTCGTGGCCACCGGCCGCGGCATGTTCGGCGCCCAAGACACGGGCGACACGTCCGGCTACGGCGGCCTCGTCCGCACGGTCATCACGGCGACGCCGGCCGAGCGCCCCTACGGTTCCTACTTCGACGAGGTCGTCGACATCCTCACCGAGGTGCTCGACGAAGCCGGCGTGGCGTTCGACGACGCCGTCGAGAAGGTCGTCGTCGACCGTGACGAGCTCACGCTCGACGTCCGCCGTGAGCACCTGGTGCTGGTGGCTCTGTCGTTGCGGGACGACCCCGACCTGCGGTTCGACCTCAGCCTCGGCGTCAGCGGCGTGCACTACCCGGCCGACACCGGCCGTGAGCTGCACGCCGTGTACCACCTGCACTCGATCACCCACAACCGCAGGCTGCGGCTCGAGGTGGCGGTGCCCGACGCCGACCCGCACGTCCCGTCGACCACCGCCGTCTACCCGGCGAACGACTGGCACGAGCGCGAGACGTGGGACTTCTTCGGGATCGTCTTCGACGGTCACCCGGCGCTCGCGCGCATCGAGATGCCCGACGACTGGGTGGGACACCCGCAGCGCAAGGACTACCCGCTCGGCGGGATCCCGGTCGAGTACAAGGGCGCGACGATCCCGCCCCCCGACGAGCGGAGGGAGTACCGCTGA
- a CDS encoding NuoB/complex I 20 kDa subunit family protein, producing the protein MGIEEKAPSGFMLAKVSDLVGLIRKSSLWPVTMGLACCAIEMMATGTPRFDISRFGMEVFRASPRQADLMIVSGRVSQKMAPVVRQVYDQMSEPKWVLSMGVCASSGGMFNNYAVVQGVDHILPVDIYLPGCPPRPEMLLNAILELHEQIRSEPLGANRAEAARAVEAAALRATPTHEMTGLLA; encoded by the coding sequence ATGGGCATCGAGGAGAAGGCACCGTCCGGCTTCATGCTCGCCAAGGTCTCGGACCTGGTGGGCCTCATCCGCAAGTCGTCGCTGTGGCCGGTCACGATGGGCCTCGCGTGCTGCGCCATCGAGATGATGGCGACCGGTACGCCGCGGTTCGACATCTCGCGCTTCGGCATGGAGGTGTTCCGGGCGTCGCCGCGCCAGGCCGACCTGATGATCGTCTCGGGCCGGGTCAGCCAGAAGATGGCGCCCGTCGTCCGGCAGGTCTACGACCAGATGTCGGAGCCGAAGTGGGTCCTGTCGATGGGCGTGTGCGCCTCGAGCGGCGGGATGTTCAACAACTACGCCGTCGTGCAGGGCGTCGACCACATCCTCCCGGTCGACATCTACCTCCCCGGCTGCCCGCCCCGGCCGGAGATGCTGCTCAACGCGATCCTCGAGCTGCACGAGCAGATCCGGTCCGAGCCGCTGGGCGCGAACCGTGCCGAGGCCGCCCGCGCCGTCGAGGCGGCGGCCCTGCGCGCCACGCCCACGCACGAGATGACGGGGCTGTTGGCGTGA
- a CDS encoding NADH-quinone oxidoreductase subunit A, giving the protein MTNPYVPILIMMAIAAVMAIGGVATSMIIGPKRYNRAKLEAYECGVQPTPHAVGHGRFNVRYYLVAMTFIIFDIEVVFLYPWAVAFTELAVFGLVAMMAFLFLITVPFVYEWRRGGLDWD; this is encoded by the coding sequence ATGACGAACCCCTACGTGCCCATCCTCATCATGATGGCGATCGCCGCCGTCATGGCGATCGGTGGCGTCGCGACGAGCATGATCATCGGGCCGAAGCGGTACAACCGCGCGAAGCTCGAGGCGTACGAGTGCGGCGTCCAGCCGACTCCCCACGCCGTCGGCCACGGCCGGTTCAACGTCCGCTACTACCTGGTGGCGATGACCTTCATCATCTTCGACATCGAGGTCGTGTTCCTGTACCCCTGGGCCGTCGCGTTCACCGAGCTCGCGGTGTTCGGGCTGGTCGCGATGATGGCGTTCCTGTTCCTCATCACGGTGCCGTTCGTGTACGAGTGGCGCCGCGGCGGGCTGGACTGGGACTGA
- a CDS encoding geranylgeranyl reductase family protein, whose protein sequence is MVADRTGDADVIVVGAGPAGSATAHYLAQHGLEVLLLEKATFPRDKVCGDGLTPRAVAELVTMGVPTRPEDGWIRNKGLRVIGGGHRLELPWPQVASYPDYGLVRARSDLDSTLASHARASGAKLLEGMAVTKPVTDDAGRIVGVQARPVDSRGRATGEAQRTFTAPLVVDAGGVSARVATAMGVEKRSDRPLGVAVRTYFRTERHDDDWMESHLELWDGPPGKSDLLPGYGWIFGLGNGLANVGLGSVSSTARATQLDYKSLFSRWMQNVPGEWGFTPENQVGDLRSAALPMAFNRTPHYTRGLLLVGDSGGMVSPFNGEGIAYALQAGRVAADVVAQALARPDAPSRERALAAYPRRMRDDLGGYYTLGRHFVRLIEHPRVMRICTKYGLPRPLLMRFTLKLLSDSYDRRGGDAIDRLITALTKVVPAA, encoded by the coding sequence ATGGTCGCGGATCGCACCGGCGATGCCGATGTGATCGTCGTCGGCGCCGGCCCCGCGGGTTCGGCTACCGCCCACTACCTCGCCCAGCACGGGCTCGAGGTGCTCCTGCTCGAGAAGGCGACGTTCCCGCGCGACAAGGTCTGCGGCGACGGGCTCACGCCCCGCGCCGTCGCCGAGCTCGTCACGATGGGCGTTCCCACCCGCCCCGAGGACGGCTGGATCCGGAACAAGGGTCTGCGCGTCATCGGCGGCGGGCACCGGCTCGAGCTGCCGTGGCCGCAGGTCGCCAGCTACCCGGACTACGGGCTCGTCCGCGCCCGCTCCGACCTCGACTCCACGCTCGCCTCCCACGCACGCGCCAGCGGGGCGAAGCTGCTCGAGGGGATGGCCGTCACGAAGCCCGTGACCGACGACGCCGGCCGGATCGTCGGCGTGCAGGCGCGGCCGGTCGACTCCCGCGGCCGCGCGACCGGGGAGGCGCAGCGCACGTTCACGGCGCCGCTCGTCGTCGACGCGGGCGGAGTCTCCGCCCGGGTCGCCACCGCGATGGGTGTCGAGAAGCGGTCCGACCGCCCGCTCGGCGTCGCCGTGCGCACCTACTTCCGCACCGAGCGGCACGACGACGACTGGATGGAGTCGCACCTCGAGCTGTGGGACGGCCCGCCCGGGAAGTCCGACCTGCTCCCGGGCTACGGCTGGATCTTCGGCCTCGGCAACGGCCTCGCGAACGTGGGTCTCGGCAGCGTGAGCTCGACGGCGCGCGCCACCCAGCTGGACTACAAGTCGCTCTTCTCTCGGTGGATGCAGAACGTGCCCGGCGAGTGGGGCTTCACGCCGGAGAACCAGGTCGGCGACCTGCGCAGCGCCGCCCTGCCCATGGCGTTCAACCGCACGCCGCACTACACCCGCGGGCTCCTGCTCGTCGGCGACTCCGGCGGCATGGTCTCCCCGTTCAACGGGGAGGGGATCGCCTACGCGCTGCAGGCGGGCCGGGTGGCGGCCGACGTCGTCGCCCAGGCGCTCGCCCGGCCCGATGCGCCGTCCCGCGAGCGCGCGCTCGCCGCCTACCCGCGCCGCATGCGCGACGACCTCGGCGGCTACTACACGCTGGGCCGTCACTTCGTCCGACTGATCGAGCACCCCCGTGTCATGCGGATCTGCACGAAGTACGGGCTCCCGCGGCCGCTGCTCATGCGGTTCACCCTCAAGCTGCTCTCCGACTCGTACGACCGCCGCGGCGGCGATGCGATCGACCGACTCATCACCGCGCTCACGAAAGTGGTGCCCGCAGCATGA
- a CDS encoding CsbD family protein, with amino-acid sequence MGLGDKIKNAAEDAAGKVKEGVGKATDDERLQAEGEAQQAEAEARKKAEHAKDTVKDAADKAKNRLE; translated from the coding sequence ATGGGACTGGGCGACAAGATCAAGAACGCCGCCGAGGACGCGGCGGGCAAGGTCAAGGAGGGCGTCGGGAAGGCGACCGACGACGAGCGGCTCCAGGCCGAGGGCGAGGCGCAGCAGGCCGAGGCCGAGGCCCGCAAGAAGGCCGAGCACGCGAAGGACACGGTCAAGGACGCCGCGGACAAGGCGAAGAACCGGCTCGAGTGA
- a CDS encoding demethylmenaquinone methyltransferase, with product MPRAQLDKDPHDVAGMFDDVARRYDLTNDVLSLGMDRLWRRATLDALGARPGERVLDLAAGTGTSSADLADDGVDVVSCDFSTGMVAEGKRRRPDLAFVAGDATRLPFADGSFDAVTISFGLRNVSPAVAGLSEMLRVTRPGGRLVVAEFSTPPWAPFEALYGFYLQTFLTPLAKAVSSNPEAYDYLEESIRDWPDQLGVAALLHEAGWRGVGYRNLTGGIVALHRARKIATENTSAGRG from the coding sequence ATGCCGCGCGCCCAGCTCGACAAGGACCCCCACGACGTCGCCGGCATGTTCGACGACGTCGCTCGCCGCTACGACCTCACGAACGACGTGCTCTCGCTCGGCATGGACCGGCTGTGGCGCCGCGCGACCCTCGACGCGCTCGGGGCGCGGCCGGGCGAGCGCGTGCTCGACCTGGCGGCCGGCACCGGAACGTCCAGCGCCGACCTCGCGGACGACGGCGTCGACGTCGTCAGCTGCGACTTCTCCACCGGGATGGTCGCGGAGGGCAAGCGACGGCGTCCCGACCTCGCGTTCGTCGCCGGCGACGCGACGCGGCTGCCGTTCGCCGACGGCTCGTTCGACGCCGTGACGATCTCGTTCGGGCTCCGCAACGTCTCGCCGGCGGTCGCCGGCCTGAGCGAGATGCTCCGGGTGACGCGGCCGGGAGGGCGCCTCGTCGTCGCGGAGTTCTCGACCCCGCCCTGGGCGCCGTTCGAGGCGCTGTACGGGTTCTACCTGCAGACGTTCCTCACGCCGCTCGCCAAGGCTGTGTCCTCCAACCCGGAGGCCTACGACTACCTCGAGGAGTCGATCCGGGACTGGCCGGACCAGCTCGGCGTCGCCGCTCTCCTGCACGAGGCCGGGTGGCGCGGCGTCGGGTACCGCAACCTCACCGGCGGCATCGTGGCGCTGCACCGAGCGAGGAAGATCGCGACCGAGAACACGAGCGCGGGACGCGGCTAG
- a CDS encoding isochorismate synthase: MTELAPSDVADPLVVRTVAVPDVGPLADLLPHDDPRGAMSWIRRGDGLVAWGEAARTDVAGPDRMARADAWFADLGRRAVVRDEVGVRGTGAVAFGSFSFSPDSPAGGSLVVPRVVIGRRDGVSWLTTIETGARVGPRPSLARERSAAAPVREPRGVRSLAGALEPAAWRRAVADVVARIRAGEAAKVVLARDSWASADEPVDVRSLLRRLAGDYDSCWTFAVDGLVGATPELLVRRERGLVASRVLAGTIRRTGDDDADLARAATLARSSKDLEEHEFAVSSLAAALAPFAATANVPEVPSVLHLPNVMHLATDVTAVLDEVGDEAPSSLALAAALHPTAAVCGTPTDVAARIIAEAEGMDRGRYAGPVGWLGADGDGEWGIALRCAEVSTDDPRRLRLFAGCGIVAASDPVAELAESEAKLVPVRSALGIG; the protein is encoded by the coding sequence ATGACCGAGCTCGCACCCTCCGACGTCGCCGATCCGCTCGTCGTCCGGACGGTCGCCGTCCCCGACGTGGGTCCGCTCGCCGACCTCCTCCCGCACGACGACCCGCGCGGGGCGATGTCGTGGATCCGACGCGGTGACGGGCTCGTCGCCTGGGGCGAGGCCGCGCGGACCGACGTCGCCGGCCCCGACCGGATGGCCCGGGCTGACGCGTGGTTCGCCGACCTGGGCCGGCGCGCCGTCGTCCGCGACGAGGTCGGCGTACGCGGGACCGGCGCCGTGGCGTTCGGCTCGTTCTCGTTCTCGCCCGACTCCCCCGCCGGCGGATCGCTCGTCGTGCCGCGCGTCGTCATCGGCCGCCGCGACGGCGTCTCCTGGTTGACGACCATCGAGACGGGAGCCCGGGTCGGCCCTCGCCCGTCGCTCGCCCGGGAGCGCTCCGCCGCTGCGCCCGTGCGCGAGCCGCGCGGGGTGCGCTCGCTCGCCGGCGCGCTGGAGCCGGCGGCGTGGCGGCGCGCCGTCGCCGACGTCGTCGCCCGGATCCGGGCCGGGGAGGCGGCCAAGGTCGTGCTCGCGCGCGACTCCTGGGCGAGCGCCGACGAGCCCGTCGACGTCCGCTCCCTCCTCCGCCGGCTCGCCGGCGACTACGACTCGTGCTGGACGTTCGCCGTCGACGGCCTCGTGGGTGCGACACCGGAGCTGCTCGTGCGGCGCGAACGCGGCCTCGTGGCGTCGCGCGTGCTGGCGGGGACCATCCGTCGCACGGGCGACGACGACGCCGACCTCGCGCGTGCGGCGACCCTCGCGAGGTCGTCGAAGGACCTCGAGGAGCACGAGTTCGCCGTGTCGTCCCTCGCCGCTGCGCTCGCGCCGTTCGCGGCCACCGCGAACGTGCCGGAGGTCCCGTCCGTGCTGCACCTGCCGAACGTCATGCACCTCGCGACCGACGTCACCGCCGTCCTGGACGAGGTGGGCGACGAGGCGCCGTCGAGCCTGGCGCTCGCCGCCGCTCTGCACCCGACGGCTGCCGTGTGCGGCACCCCGACCGACGTCGCCGCGCGCATCATCGCGGAGGCCGAGGGCATGGACCGGGGCCGCTACGCGGGTCCCGTGGGATGGCTCGGGGCCGACGGCGACGGCGAGTGGGGCATCGCGCTGCGGTGCGCCGAGGTCTCGACCGACGACCCGCGGCGGCTGCGGCTGTTCGCCGGCTGCGGCATCGTCGCCGCGTCGGACCCCGTGGCCGAGCTGGCCGAGTCCGAGGCGAAGCTCGTGCCCGTGCGGTCGGCGCTCGGCATCGGCTGA
- a CDS encoding S1C family serine protease, producing the protein MNAQHDSEGQTPAPRPDGPAEQSVDPSAQQGGRQEPPAREAAPTQELPAREAAPTQELPAASAAHETARQPAGEPVLVGAGAPQPLGHVAAHPARPQAHPAAHPGQHPAPTQAPGQAHPAPAHAPQPVPGVSPLGFAYEPATQHGPATQHGPVPPPPGGTFGGATPPQQPPAPKQRRTWPAVAAAALVAAVLAAGGTAAATGAFSNEETPSSSYSDLGSAPSADVPTQSDGSVDWQAVAAAVQDSVVAIAVSSAQGEVAGSGVVIDASGYVVTNNHVVAGAGDGEITVRLADGRLYEANVVGTDPTTDIAVIELVDAPDDLAAATLGDSGAVAVGEAVMAVGNPLGLDNTVTTGIVSALDRPVSTSEDGSAASAVVTNAIQIDAAINPGNSGGPLFNAAGEVIGINSSIASMPNAAGGSSGSIGLGFAIPVNQVRDVAEQLIEDGTAEHAFLGVTLSDATSTVDGVTRQGAEVQEVTDGTPAADAGLQPGDVIVGIDGKPVGGAESLTGFVRQYAAGDEVTLTVVRDGEAIDVTATLAARPADEAPADSGSPGSGESEDPGQLPQLPGLPWGDDG; encoded by the coding sequence ATGAACGCACAGCACGACAGCGAGGGCCAGACCCCCGCGCCGCGGCCGGACGGCCCTGCGGAGCAGTCGGTCGACCCGTCGGCCCAGCAGGGCGGGCGCCAGGAGCCGCCCGCCCGCGAGGCCGCGCCCACTCAGGAGCTGCCCGCCCGCGAGGCCGCGCCCACGCAGGAGCTGCCCGCCGCATCGGCGGCCCACGAGACGGCGCGCCAGCCGGCCGGCGAGCCGGTGCTCGTCGGCGCCGGGGCACCGCAGCCGCTCGGGCACGTCGCCGCGCACCCCGCGCGGCCGCAGGCCCACCCGGCGGCGCACCCCGGTCAGCACCCGGCCCCGACCCAGGCGCCGGGCCAGGCACACCCGGCCCCGGCCCACGCACCTCAGCCCGTCCCCGGCGTGAGCCCGCTCGGGTTCGCGTACGAACCGGCGACCCAGCACGGCCCGGCGACCCAGCACGGCCCCGTGCCCCCGCCCCCGGGCGGGACGTTCGGCGGGGCGACGCCCCCGCAGCAGCCCCCGGCCCCGAAGCAGCGGCGCACGTGGCCGGCCGTCGCGGCCGCGGCCCTGGTGGCGGCCGTGCTCGCCGCTGGCGGCACGGCGGCGGCCACCGGGGCCTTCAGCAACGAGGAGACGCCGTCGTCCTCGTACTCGGACCTCGGCAGCGCGCCCTCGGCGGACGTCCCCACGCAGTCCGACGGGTCCGTCGACTGGCAGGCCGTCGCGGCGGCCGTCCAGGACTCCGTGGTCGCGATCGCCGTGAGCAGCGCGCAGGGCGAGGTGGCCGGATCGGGTGTCGTCATCGACGCGAGCGGCTACGTCGTGACGAACAACCACGTCGTGGCGGGGGCCGGAGACGGCGAGATCACGGTCCGACTGGCCGACGGCCGGCTCTACGAGGCGAACGTCGTCGGGACCGACCCGACCACCGACATCGCCGTGATCGAGCTCGTCGACGCGCCGGACGACCTCGCCGCCGCAACGCTCGGCGACTCGGGCGCGGTCGCCGTCGGCGAGGCGGTCATGGCCGTCGGCAACCCGCTCGGCCTGGACAACACCGTGACGACTGGGATCGTCTCGGCGCTCGACCGCCCCGTGTCGACGTCGGAGGACGGCAGCGCCGCCAGCGCGGTGGTGACGAACGCGATCCAGATCGACGCCGCGATCAACCCGGGCAACTCGGGCGGACCGCTGTTCAACGCCGCCGGCGAGGTGATCGGGATCAACTCCTCGATCGCGTCCATGCCGAACGCGGCCGGCGGCAGCTCCGGCAGCATCGGCCTCGGCTTCGCGATCCCGGTCAACCAGGTGCGCGACGTCGCCGAGCAGCTCATCGAGGACGGGACCGCCGAGCACGCGTTCCTCGGGGTGACGCTGAGCGACGCGACGTCGACAGTCGACGGCGTGACCCGCCAGGGCGCGGAGGTCCAGGAGGTCACCGACGGGACGCCGGCGGCGGACGCCGGCCTGCAGCCGGGCGACGTCATCGTCGGGATCGACGGCAAGCCCGTCGGCGGGGCCGAGTCCCTGACCGGCTTCGTCCGGCAGTACGCGGCCGGCGACGAGGTGACGCTGACCGTCGTCCGCGACGGCGAGGCGATCGACGTCACGGCGACGCTCGCGGCACGGCCCGCGGACGAGGCGCCGGCCGACTCCGGTTCGCCGGGCTCGGGCGAGTCGGAGGACCCCGGGCAGCTTCCCCAGCTGCCCGGTCTGCCCTGGGGTGACGACGGCTGA
- the menD gene encoding 2-succinyl-5-enolpyruvyl-6-hydroxy-3-cyclohexene-1-carboxylic-acid synthase, translated as MSAPAGGENASTRTARELVEALVEHGVRHAVLAPGSRSAPLAYALLVAERAGRLALHVRIDERSAGFVALGIAKASGKPAVVVTTSGTAVANLHPAVLEAGHARVPLLVLSADRPLELRGTGANQTTDQVDLFGVGTDVSRPRWSVDMPAPGGSEPAEPGEPGHEPDVRDVVARAVAAARGVPGAASARELDGVPGAVHVNVAFREPLVPDLPLAGGERPAPVPTEPSASVPVSADASASAHFSARAVPGAGSGTIVIAGDAAGPAARRLAEAAGLPLLAEPSSGARGGPNAVVSPAQLLGVPGLGDAVRRVVVLGRPTLSRPVSRLLGRADVEVVVADPAGMPWLAPPRALHVPADALALEPGDPAWLARWGAASDAAGLVLDDVAARAALTGPGVARLVAAAAARSGDVLLAGSSMAVRHLDTAAAPSDAQILANRGLAGIDGTVSTAVGLAIATRPGTTVRALLGDLTLLHDAGGLARGPLEREVAVQLVVLHDDGGAIFATLEQGEQRLAGEFERVFGTPQGVDLAALAAAYGVEHVRVEDRRALESALRAPAPGRSLVEVPVARDQVRADVQELDARIVAAATAALSRSGRAPQP; from the coding sequence GTGAGCGCCCCGGCGGGAGGCGAGAACGCGTCGACGCGCACGGCGCGGGAGCTCGTCGAGGCGCTCGTCGAGCACGGCGTGCGGCACGCCGTCCTGGCGCCGGGCTCGCGCAGCGCGCCGCTCGCGTACGCCCTGCTGGTCGCGGAACGCGCCGGGCGCCTCGCGCTGCACGTGCGCATCGACGAGCGCAGCGCCGGCTTCGTCGCGCTCGGGATCGCGAAGGCGTCGGGGAAGCCGGCGGTGGTGGTGACGACGTCGGGCACGGCGGTCGCGAACCTGCACCCAGCGGTGCTCGAGGCCGGGCACGCGCGCGTGCCGCTGCTCGTGCTCTCGGCGGACCGGCCCCTCGAGCTGCGCGGGACCGGCGCCAACCAGACCACCGACCAGGTCGACCTGTTCGGGGTCGGCACGGACGTCTCGCGGCCGCGGTGGAGCGTCGACATGCCGGCTCCGGGTGGGTCCGAGCCGGCCGAGCCCGGCGAGCCCGGGCACGAGCCGGACGTGCGGGACGTCGTCGCGCGGGCGGTGGCGGCGGCTCGCGGCGTTCCCGGCGCGGCGTCCGCGCGGGAGCTCGACGGCGTTCCGGGGGCGGTGCACGTCAACGTCGCCTTCCGGGAGCCGCTCGTGCCGGACCTGCCGCTGGCGGGCGGGGAGCGGCCGGCCCCCGTGCCGACGGAGCCTTCCGCGTCGGTGCCGGTGTCGGCCGATGCGTCGGCGTCGGCGCACTTCTCGGCGAGGGCGGTGCCCGGTGCCGGGTCCGGCACGATCGTGATCGCTGGCGACGCCGCCGGCCCTGCCGCCCGCCGGCTGGCCGAGGCCGCGGGCCTGCCGCTGCTCGCGGAACCGTCGTCCGGGGCGCGCGGCGGCCCGAACGCCGTCGTCAGCCCGGCACAGCTCCTCGGCGTACCGGGACTCGGTGACGCCGTCCGGCGCGTCGTCGTCCTCGGCCGGCCGACGCTCTCCCGGCCGGTGTCGCGGCTGCTGGGGCGGGCGGACGTCGAGGTCGTCGTGGCCGACCCCGCGGGGATGCCGTGGCTCGCGCCACCCCGGGCGCTCCACGTGCCGGCTGACGCTCTCGCGCTCGAGCCCGGCGACCCGGCGTGGCTGGCGCGGTGGGGTGCCGCGTCCGACGCCGCCGGTCTCGTGCTCGACGACGTCGCCGCTCGCGCCGCCCTCACCGGGCCGGGGGTGGCCCGCCTCGTGGCCGCCGCTGCCGCGCGGTCCGGCGACGTGCTGCTCGCCGGGTCGTCGATGGCCGTGCGTCACCTCGACACGGCCGCCGCGCCGTCGGACGCCCAGATCCTCGCCAACCGCGGGCTCGCGGGGATCGACGGGACGGTGTCGACCGCCGTCGGCCTCGCGATCGCAACACGCCCCGGTACGACGGTGCGTGCGCTGCTCGGCGACCTCACCCTGCTGCACGACGCCGGCGGACTCGCCCGCGGGCCGCTCGAGCGGGAGGTCGCGGTGCAGCTCGTGGTCCTGCACGACGACGGCGGCGCGATCTTCGCGACCCTCGAGCAGGGTGAGCAGCGCCTCGCGGGGGAGTTCGAGCGGGTCTTCGGCACGCCGCAGGGCGTCGACCTGGCGGCGCTCGCGGCCGCGTACGGCGTCGAGCACGTGCGTGTGGAGGACAGGCGTGCGCTGGAGTCCGCGCTGCGTGCCCCGGCGCCCGGGCGGAGCCTCGTCGAGGTGCCCGTGGCGCGGGATCAGGTGCGCGCCGACGTCCAGGAGCTCGACGCGCGGATCGTCGCGGCGGCGACAGCTGCCCTGTCGCGCAGTGGGCGCGCTCCACAGCCCTGA